In the genome of Vicia villosa cultivar HV-30 ecotype Madison, WI linkage group LG7, Vvil1.0, whole genome shotgun sequence, one region contains:
- the LOC131619757 gene encoding F-box/FBD/LRR-repeat protein At1g13570-like yields the protein MRFPYTDIHKVITDVLNQHNRPIYQFSLRIFEALDFGINKENLKIWIPLMSRNIKYLGILSQSKDKDELPHIVFSCKELTYFKFSSFNLSIPHHFQGFKKLIELHLDSIEVESRALESFMSACPFLEKLIVDGCSSSDDLVISSTFLKVFVLKLIQTKTICLKKQII from the coding sequence ATGCGTTTTCCTTACACTGATATTCATAAAGTAATCACCGATGTGCTTAACCAACACAATAGACCGATATATCAGTTTTCTTTGCGCATATTTGAAGCGTTGGATTTCGGTATCAACAAGGAGAATCTCAAAATATGGATTCCCCTCATGTCAAGGAACATAAAATACCTTGGGATTTTGTCTCAGTCTAAGGATAAAGATGAATTACCCCATATTGTCTTCTCTTGTAAAGAGTTAACATACTTCAAGTTTAGTTCTTTTAATCTCTCAATTCCACATCATTTCCAAGGCTTTAAAAAACTTATAGAACTTCACTTAGATTCTATTGAAGTTGAGTCGAGAGCACTAGAGAGTTTTATGTCGGCTTGTCCGTTTCTAGAAAAGCTCATCGTTGATGGATGTAGTAGCAGCGATGATCTTGTTATATCTTCTACTTTCCTCAAAGTATTTGTTCTGAAACTGATCCAAACAAAGACAAT